From Vanrija pseudolonga chromosome 1, complete sequence, a single genomic window includes:
- the Ppp1r7 gene encoding uncharacterized protein, whose translation MPDDGPLLAAAAVAAAPARHAQNSDAVHSPQSGESSGPGELRGERGMIGLMSSSTALQRHASGARSHSPQRAEAEAIGLARVDSMPVSSGCWQGQSGSGSGQMGHARDEEPVGSRGVRVADPRRGVEAYDRSTGLVL comes from the exons aTGCCAGACGACGGGCCGCTGcttgccgctgctgctgtcgccgccgcgccagcacgGCACGCACAGAACTCGGACGCGGTGCACAGCCCGCAGTCGGGCGAGTCGTCTGGGccgggcgagctgcgcggcgagcgcgggatGATAGGCTTGATGTCCTCCTCTACCGCGCTGCAGAGACAcgcctcgggcgcgaggtcgcacagcccgcagcgcgccgaggcggaggcgatCGGCCTGGCCAGAGTCGACTCCATGCCCGTGTCGTCGGGCTGCTGGCAGGGGCAGTCTGGATCTGGGTCGGGGCAGATGGGACACGCGAGGGACGAGGAGCCGGtcggctcgcgcggcgtgcgcgtcgccgacccgcGCCGTGGTGTCGAAGCGTACGATCGCAGCACGGGC ctcgtACTCTAg
- the SPCC1235.03 gene encoding Smr domain-containing protein, producing the protein MGKKKQSKSAPPPGPLEPLAPSAPLDTVDPAVLASLLAADYPLIDSSLIHALLLDYDQDTLHSHVDEIRTQLGILEATSVPDTDAPGWQEDLSIWDTAGQETSTDASRSQSRLGDWLSHSTDPTTSALSEEDDDPQADAEVLSAFFPHMPKAIIMEAIDTQSSIDARVDFLLSVELIRGVQRSGEWPDQTDDDRDSDWATVGAKSQNGKKQSPIKTGKGKPKAKAATRTIPLVDTMQRRQGSTKSSGSSTPNPSSAPPPDVWTAFSSLAAFLGDQVRRGDSAYFLTYLHSPDWYTAYDAVIAALNALATSSTAKPTPEAQFILESLFGVGRDDEERDTQNELWAAIRAADGDVGVAIDLVELLRELKLWPDYEAAKEREADPFATLSALDSALAAIPSRPQTPELAQATRVQNMNRLTRPKAPEPMVKPPPPGSVIPAGAARQFVDYAPRSSLAPNGGKKKAPAAKLPVKEKDWKTVAAGRKRAPAATHPLAASIPAYARGMLPGNNTPGALKAAQLAEARAADGRLSLEECNRRGEVEWQRRADAIRSGAHHYRFAAGGRKDLAAMAKSHYAMRAREATAAAQSWQLKSARIQLENQQAETPNVIDLHKLTIDEAVTLSLETTTRWWAKQERGATSKGGPQASFVIVTGKGNHSAGGVGVLGPAVYNALTDAGWRVNRHAGYLTVSGK; encoded by the exons ATGGGAAAGAAGAAGCAATCCAAGTCGGCGCCACCCCCGGGGCCACTCGAACCTTTGGCACCTTCAGCACCTTTAGACACGGTCGACCCTGCCGTCTTGGCTTCCCTGCTTGCG GCCGACTACCCCTTGATCGACTCGTCCCTCATTCACGCCTTGCTTCTCGACTATGACCAAGACACGCTGCACAGCCATGTCGACGAAATCAGGACGCAGCTGGGAATCCTCGAAGCAACGAGCGTTCCCGACACCGATGCCCCTGGCTGGCAAGAGGATCTATCGATATGGGACACGGCAGGGCAGGAGACCTCAAcggacgcgtcgcgctctCAAAGCCGGCTTGGTGACTGGCTGTCTCACTCAACTgacccgacgacgagcgcgttgTCAGAAGAGGATGACGACCcacaggccgacgccgaagtGCTATCTGCCTTCTTCCCTCATAT GCCAAAGGCTATTATCATGGAAGCCATCGACACGCAGTCAAGCATTGACGCTCGGGTCGACTTTCTTCTGTccgtcgagctcatccgcGGCGTTCAGCGATCGGGCGAGTGGCCCGATCAGACCGATGACGACAGAGATTCGGACTGGGCCACGGTTGGCGCCAAGTCGCAGAATGGCAAGAAGCAGTCACCGATCAAGACGGGGAAAGGCAAacccaaggccaaggccgcaaCGAGAACGATACCGTTAGTCGATACGATGCAGAGAAGACAGGGCTCGACGAAAAGCTCTGGCAGCTCGACACCCAACCCCTCATCTGCCCCGCCACCTGACGTCTGGACAGCGTtctcgtcgctggcggcgttCCTGGGGGACCAAGTTCGACGGGGCGATTCGGCCTACTTCCTGACTTACCTCCATTCGCCCGACTGGTATACCGCCTACGACGCTGTCATCGCTGCTTTAAATGCCCTCGCCACCTCATCTACCGCGAAGCCCACCCCCGAGGCCCAATTCATTCTCGAATCCTTgttcggcgtcggtcgcgacgacgaggagagagATACCCAGAACGAGCTCTGGGCCGCCATAAgagccgccgacggcgacgtcggcgttgcaatcgacctcgtcgagctcctcagAGAGCTCAAGCTCTGGCCCGACTACGAAGCTGCCAAGGAGCGTGAAGCCGACCCGTTCGCCACTCTGAGCGCGTTGGATtctgcgctcgccgccatcccATCGAGGCCCCAGACCCCCGAGCTTGCTCAAGCAACTCGCGTCCAGAACATGAACCGCTTAACGAGACCCAAGGCCCCCGAACCCATGGTCAAGCCACCTCCGCCAGGTTCCGTGATACCTGCGGGGGCTGCTAGGCAGTTCGTCGACTatgcgccgcgctcgtcacTTGCTCCAAACGGTGGAAAGAAGAAGGCACCCGCCGCCAAGTTGCCCGTCAAAGAGAAAGACTGGAAGACAGTTGCCGCCGGTCGCAAGAGGGCACCGGCTGCTACTCATCCACTGGCCGCCAGCATCCCCGCCTACGCCCGCGGCATGCTCCCAGGCAACAACACGCCTGGTGCCCTCAAGGctgcgcagctcgccgaggctagggccgccgacggccgcctgTCGTTGGAGGAATGCAATCGCCGGGGTGAGGTCGAGTGGCAACGCCGCGCGGACGCCATCCGCTCTGGCGCTCATCACTATCGTTTCGCCGCTGGTGGTCGCAAGGACCTGGCGGCCATGGCCAAGAGTCACTACGCTAtgcgggcgcgcgaggcgacggcggctgcACAATCCTGGCAGCTGAAGAGTGCTCGCATCCAGCTGGAGAACCAGCAGGCCGAGACCCCCAATGTCATCGACCTTCACAAGCTCAccatcgacgaggcggtcacCCTGTCTCTCGAGACCACGACGAGATGGTGGGCCAAGCAGGAGAGAGGGGCCACAAGTAAGGGCGGCCCACAAGCCTCGTTCGTCATCGTGACGGGCAAGGGCAACCACTCTGCGGGCGGTGTTGGTGTTCTCGGGCCGGCCGTTTACAACGcgctcaccgacgccggGTGGAGGGTCAATCGCCATGCGGGCTACCTCACCGTTAGTGGAAAGTAA
- the ftr1 gene encoding High affinity iron permease 1, whose protein sequence is MAKDVFYVPIFFIVFRETIEAAIIVSVLLSFVEQLMTTGRLSPTETDEHAFGDHDQEHNAQVKTLIKRMRWQIWAGTLSGLAISLVIGAAFIAVFYTKLNNLWGKTEQIWEGVFCLIACILILLMGLAFLKMDRSRIKWRYKLAAAFSQSSKKMIRNRNRDSTEEGTPDETANLTAEDRRESRSSKWALFLLPFITVLREGLEAVVFVGGVSLNAPATSIPLPVVVGLIAGFIVGYIIYRTGSTGTLHWFLIISTTILFLIGAGLASRGVGFLQYYVFAQGVGGDVAETGDGPGSFQVAGNVWHLTYGNPETGSPTTNGGWQIFNAILGWNNTATLGSILIYVFYWLVVIVALIYNKWTEGRFTFFGRGSSAYNRRIARREAKARDAELAAQTASTPLDEKTGHESDDAGSSSGATAEELPNNNNNNKSKEHIPTI, encoded by the exons ATGGCCAAGGACGTCTTCTATGTCCCCATCTTCTTCATCGTCTTCC GTGAGACGATCGAAGCCGCCATCATCGTCTCGGTGCTGCTCTCgttcgtcgagcagctcatgACGACTGGCCGTCTCTCGCCCACCGAAACCGACGAGCACGCATTCGGAGACCACGACCAGGAGCACAATGCGCAGGTCAAGACGCTCATCAAGCGCATGCGCTGGCAGATCTGGGCCGGCACCCTGTCCGGTCTCGCCATTTCTCTTGTTATCGGTGCCGCCTTCATCGCAGTCTTCTACACCAAGCTCAACAACCTCTGGGGCAAGACTGAGCAGATCTGGGAGGGCGTCTTCTGTCTCATTGCGTGCATCCTCATTCTGCTCATGGGCCTTGCCTTCCTCAAGATGGACCGCTCGCGTATCAAGTGGCGCTAcaagctcgctgccgccttcTCCCAGTCGTCCAAGAAGATGATCCGCAACCGCAACCGCGACTCCACTGAGGAGGGAACCCCGGACGAGACGGCCAACCTGACCGCCGAGGACCGCCGCGAGTCGCGCTCGTCAAAGTGggccctcttcctcctccccttcATCACCGTCCTGCGTGAGGGTCTCGAGGCtgtcgtcttcgtcggcgGTGTGTCGCTAAACGCGCCCGCGACCTCCATTCccctccccgtcgtcgtcggcctcatcgCCGGCTTCATTGTCGGCTACATCATCTACCGCACCGGCTCGACCGGCACGCTGCACTGGTTCCTCATCATCTCGACCACcatcctcttcctcatcggcgctggtctcgcctcgcgcggcgtcggcttcctccAGTACTACGTGTTTGCccagggcgtcggcggcgacgtcgccgagacTGGCGACGGCCCCGGCTCGTTCCAGGTCGCCGGCAACGTGTGGCACCTGACCTACGGTAACCCCGAGACTGGTtcccccaccaccaacgGTGGCTGGCAGATCTTCAACGCCATCCTCGGCTGGAACAACACGGCGACGCTCGGCTCAATCCTCATTTACGTCTTCTactggctcgtcgtcattgtcgcgCTCATCTACAACAAGTGGACCGAGGGCCGCTTCACGTTCTTCGgccgcggctcgtcggcgtacaACCGCCGCattgcgcgccgcgaggccaaggcccgcGACGCTGAGCTCGCTGCCCagaccgcctcgacgccgctcgacgagaagacgggccacgagtcggacgacgccggatcctcgagcggcgccacggccgaggagctccccaacaacaacaacaacaacaagagCAAGGAGCACATCCCCACCATCTAG
- the SPAC323.07c gene encoding putative transporterc, with protein MSNYPHSTLAASLSSSPYALHSNLEALIQRSRQHPHSHSYRHSYPAEYLHRTPAQGGIPEESGQDGAAPAPRGSIDEDAGMIMFPQDREEIAAAAAAGDRGRPREDSSEAAAPSSRWRRQHKPAYGAVSEPFIPSASALPADSAVDPSAGAGTSRSRSKGRTPPRRIVRPMTRAHREAAALAGASLGDVPAVDAAAGSLVSTTTVDSLDAGSASPENLVPGSLAMGRGRSSDRRPMSPIITFKPLINGQGGGHHDDDVERGWSAFSPPPPEPLSGDPALELDDSDLDLPTDLTGQDHASRHALNTELPILLKTTIPIFFTQLAEYSLQLASVVSIGHLGTTQLAASSLANMTASVTGFSILQGIGTALDTLLPAAWTSSDPTRVGLWTQRTMVVLAIAMLPMLVLWFNMEAVLLALNQHPDVAALAEVYLRWLSIGLPGYAGNVALKKYLQAQNVLNVPTIVLFIVAPINLLLNWALVWGPKWCRMGFAGGALATAISFDLTFILLLGYIMFFGSREAFSPFSIKSVFSKLGTVSSLGLAGTVMVSSEWWAWEVCALAASFLGPTTLAAQSVALSTCATLYQFPAALGIASTVRVGNLLGAGRAWEAKWASRASFILATAFALFNSAICIIFRDNWGYMFNSDPEVVAIVASVLPWIGLFQVMDGLSGAVNSILRALALHSTGAAVSLTAYYVIGIPFGLWLTFPMKLGLVGIWIGLTIALSVSSVVGGIIVWRVDWVLGVERVRQRLGLDTLPPDVKFDDECDESSSIISTPRGERQPLLG; from the exons ATGTCAAACTACCCGCACTCGACGCTCGCAGCGTCGCTCTCATCTTCCCCCTACG CGCTACATAGcaacctcgaggcgctgATTCAAcgctcgcgccagcaccCCCACTCGCACTCGTACCGTCACTCGTATCCCGCAGAGTACCTCCACAGAACGCCTGCACAGGGAGGAATCCCCGAGGAATCTGGGCAAGATGGCGCCGCCCCTGCGCCCCGCGGCAGtatcgacgaggacgccggcaTGATCATGTTCCCACAGGATcgcgaggagattgccgctgccgctgctgcaggcgACCGCGGTCGCCCTCGCGAGGACTCCAGCGAGGCCGCGGCCCCCTCGTCACGCTGGCGCAGGCAGCACAAGCCGGCATACGGAGCAGTCTCGGAGCCATTCATCCCCTCTGCGTCCGCTCTGCCCGCCGACTCTGCCGTCGACCCCTCGGCCGGAGCGGGCACGTCTCGCTCGCGATCAAAGGGAAGGACTCCACCGCGCCGCATCGTCCGCCCCATGACCCGTGCCCatcgcgaggcggccgcgctcgcgggcgcatcgctcggcgacgtcccggctgtcgacgcggccgccggcagcctcgtctcgacgacgacggtcgacagcctcgacgccggctcggccaGTCCCGAAAACCTCGTCCCGGGCAGCCTTGCGATGGGACGCGGACGCTCGTCTGACCGCCGCCCCATGTCACCGATCATCACTTTCAAGCCCCTGATCAacgggcaaggcggcggacaccacgacgacgatgtcgaACGCGGATGGAGCGCAttctcccctcccccgcccgaGCCCTTGAGCGGCGACCCTGCACTAGAactcgacgacagcgacctTGATCTTCCCACCGATCTGACCGGACAGGACCACGCTTCAAGGCATGCGCTGAAT ACCGAGCTCCCTATCCTGCTCAAGACCACGATCCCAATCTTCTTCACCCAGCTCGCAGAGTACTCACTGCAGCTGGCCTCCGTCGTGTCCATCGGGCATCTTGGCACGACACAGCTTGCGGCGTCTTC CCTCGCCAACATGACGGCCTCGGTTACGGGTTTCTCCATCTTGCAGGGCATTGGCACCGCGCTGGATACGCTCCTCCCCGCTGCTTGGACGTCGTCTGACCCGACCCGTGTCGGTCTCTGGACGCAGCGCACCATGGTTGTCTTGGCCATTGCCATG CTCCCCATGCTCGTTCTCTGGTTCAACATGGAGGCtgttcttcttgccctcaACCAGCATCCTGatgtcgccgcgcttgccgaGGTCTACCTTCGCTGGCTGTCCATTGGCCTCCCAGGCTACGCCGGCAACGTCGCTCTTAAAAA GTACCTTCAGGCCCAGAACGTCCTTAATGTCCCGACTATTGTCCTCTTTATTGTTGCCCCCATCAACCTGCTCTTAAACTGGGCCCTTGTCTGGGGTCCCAAATGGTGCAGAATGGGctttgccggcggcgccttGGCGACTGCCATCAGCTTTGATCTGACT TTCATCCTCCTTCTCGGTTACATCATGTTCTTTGGCTCCAGGGAAGCATTCTCTCCGTTTAGCATCAAGTCGGTTTTCTCCAAGCTCGGCACTGTATCATCACTCGGTCTGGCTGGCACGGTCATG GTCTCGTCGGAATGGTGGGCATGGGAAGTTTGCGCACTTGCCGCCTCGTTCTTGGGCCCTacgacgctcgccgcccagtcGGTCGCCCTTTCGACATGTGCGACCCTGTACCAGTTCCCTGCTGCGCTTGGCATTGCATCCACTGTTCGCGTCGGCAacctccttggcgccggTCGCGCTTGGGAGGCCAAGTGGGCTAGCCGGGCCAGCTTCATCCTCGCTACCGCCTTTGCGCTGTTCAACAG CGCCATCTGTATCATATTCCGCGACAACTGGGGCTACATGTTCAACTCTGACCCCGAAGTCGTCGCTATTGTAGCCTCGGTTCTCCCTTGGATCGGACTGTTCCAGGTCATGGACGGTCTGTCGGGTGCGGTCAACTCGATCCttcgcgccctcgccctgcACTCGACTGGTGCCGCCGTCAGCCTGACGGCCTACTATGTCATCGGCATTCCGTTTGGGCTGTGGCTCACTTTCCCGATGaagcttggcctcgtcggcattTGGATCGGGCTCACGATTGCGCTCTCCGTGTCGtctgtcgtcggcggcatcatTGTCTGGCGAGTAGACTGGGTGctgggcgtcgagcgcgtcagacagcgcctcggcctcgacacgctgccgcccgatgtcaagtttgacgacgagtgtgacgagtcgtcgtcgattatcagcacgccgcgcggggAGCGCCAGCCGCTGCTGGGATAA
- the BYSL gene encoding Bystin — translation MPRAPKPTKARHDPLHVAIEADESVRRFGRVTAPGKRKGRVDEDAEAEGQVEDARMSRKILDLAREQQDEIADELGEGDDWEDEEDEDEAEPSARPRQSRPVDSDDEDEMSDGDVSGGEEEAELHIDPEDHATLDALNAGESSGGGKTLADMIFSKLESGVTSAFDEDDGPPDPAKGLNPKVVEVYTKVGFLLSRYKSGPLPKALKILPSLPHWAQLLALTQPSSWTPHATYACTKIFVSNLKPSEVRVFNEGVLLERVRDDMRNNHGKLNVHLYESLKKALYKPAAFFKGILFPLCESACSLKEAAIVASVLSKVSVPVLHSAAALLRLASMDYSGPNSLFIRILLDKKYALPYKVVDALVFHYIRLANSPRSADGEDKLPVLWHQSLLVFVQRYGSDLTSDQKDALLDVIKVRPHPTISQEIRREIVSSVERGAPRPDDSGDVAM, via the exons ATGCCCAGGGCACCAAAGCCAACCAAGGCGAGGCATGACCCCCTCCACGTCGCCATCGAGGCAGACGAGAGCGTGCGGAGGTTTGGACGCGTGACCGCCCCTGGAAAGAGGAAaggccgcgtcgacgaggatgccgaggccgaaggc caggtcgaggatgcGCGCATGTCGAGGAAGattctcgacctcgcccgcgagcagcaggacgagattgccgacgagctcggcgagggcgacgactgggaggacgaggaggacgaggacgaggccgagccctcggcgcgcccaaGGCAATCGCGGCCAGtggactcggacgacgaggacgagatgagCGATGGGGACGTGTcgggtggcgaggaagaggctGAGCTG CAcatcgaccccgaggaccACGCGACGCTGGATGCGCTGAACGCTGGCGAgagctcgggcggcggcaagacgctcgccgacatgATCTTCTCCAAGCTTGAGAGCGGTGTGACATCAGCgtttgacgaggacgacggcccGCCCGACCCGGCAAAGGGCCTGAACCCCAAGGTTGTGGAGGTGTACACCAA GGTCGGCTTTCTTCTCTCGCGGTACAAGTCTGGCCCATTGcccaaggcgctcaagatCCTGCCGTCTCTTCCCCACTGGGCGCAGCTACTGGCACTCACCCAGCCCAGCAGCTGGACGCCGCACGCGACCTACGCTTGCACCAAGATCTTCGTGTCCAACCTCAAGCCGTCCGAGGTGCGCGTGTTCAACGAgggcgtgctgctcgagcgcgtgcgcgacgacatgCGCAACAACCACGGCAAGCTCAACGTCCACCTGTACGAGTCGCTCAAGAAGGCGCTGTACAAGCCCGCAGCCTTCTTCAAGGGCATTCTCTTCCCCTTGTGCGAGTCGGCATGCTCGCTCAAGGAGGCGGCGATCGTCGCGTCCGTCCTGAGCAAGGTATCGGTGCCGGTCCTCCACTCGGCCGCtgcgctcctccgcctcgcgaGCATGGACTACTCTGGCCCCAACTCGCTCTTCATCCGCATCCTGCTCGACAAGAAGTACGCGCTGCCGtacaaggtcgtcgacgcgctcgtgttCCACTACATCCGCCTTGCCAactcgccccgctcggccgacggcgaggacaagctcCCCGTGCTCTGGCACCAGAGCCTGCTTGTCTTTGTCCAGCGCTACGGCTCGGACCTGACCTCGGACCAGAAGGACGCCCTGCTGGACGTCATCAAGGTCCGCCCTCACCCGACTATCAGCCAGGAGATCCGCCGCGAGATTGTCAGCtcggtcgagcgcggcgcgccccgCCCTGATGACAGCGGCGACGTGGCGATGTAG
- the pap1 gene encoding AP-1-like transcription factor, which yields MPPRVQSRPTAPRPAAPVLSAKPAPSASTSPSSSSSMPPPLARPRSGSVASVSSTSSRAGPSTAPKLAPPPQGKDLSSSTGRVFAKPSKEWVLPERAKPGRKASTEEPDNKRQSQNRLSQRAHRARRTDYIQTLEDRLRQYEADEIHSNVRLQEVARALKADNDKMKAELTQLRSALTAARGDREKWLAERKALNDSLRTMRTQVDALRTASNISSPAAHLDERLEYELAALARSPVLTPVLRSYASTPRRGSATRTPREPTGSSSLACPICPDPDPDCPCQQPDDTGMESTLARPIASASARCGLCDLAPEACLCSAVEEDIKPIIPRSPRSSPGPDDSPDCGLCTASEFCACRAGAAATAAAASSGPSSGISAAAPPPPKAKPLPTLSVGIAAPAIPLRLRSRAAKRQSVWSLENVPSGTSRKEAVCTGDPSNCDACKNDKFGQEFCGHLFGKEHDCATQCGPGKSAAAAAAAAATASSVSIASLVTGPVPGSPATPLTPPPQAPLVLACCGAPELCGHAGGCAGDVIGLGAPEPYVTEQQAGVDEVEMRPDEAWKALKAHPNSKFTPLAILADVVARRAPCLGPRVEMSPPPSSPQNHIHEAAKRRVAVETSAVRDALRYLDTATPRDGEVDLSRAAKRRRV from the coding sequence ATGCCGCCGCGTGTGCAGTcccggccgacggcgcccagGCCAGCCGCACCAGTGCTCTCGGCGAAACCCGCGCCATCAGCATCGACTTCAccatcgtcatcatcatccatGCCGCCACCACTGGCCCGCCCACGCTCGGGCAGCGtcgcgtccgtgtcgtccacctcctcccgcgCGGGCCCGTCGACAGCACCCAAGCTCGCACCCCCGCCGCAGGGCAAGGacctgtcgtcgtcgacggggcGAGTTTTCGCAAAGCCCAGCAAGGAATGGGTGCTCCCtgagcgcgccaagcccgGCCGCAAGGCGAGCACCGAGGAGCCCGACAACAAGCGCCAGTCGCAGAACCGCCTGTCGCAGCGCGCACACCGCGCCCGGCGGACAGATTACATCCAGACCCTCGAGGACAGGCTGCGGCAgtacgaggccgacgagatcCACTCGAATGTCCGCCTGCaggaggtcgcgcgcgccctcaaggccgacaaCGACAAGATGAAGGCCGAGCTGACTCAGCTCCGCTCCGCGCTcaccgctgcgcgcggcgaccgcgAAAAGTGGCTCGCGGAGCGCAAAGCGCTCAACGACTCGCTGAGGACCATGCGTACCCAGGTCGACGCGTTGCGCACTGCGTCCAACATCTCCAGCCCGGCagcgcacctcgacgagcgtcTAGAGTacgagctggccgcgctcgcgcgctcgccggtACTCACGCCCGTGCTGCGATCGTACGCTTCGACACCACGGCgcgggtcggcgacgcgcacgccgcgcgagccgaCCGGCTCCTCGTCCCTCGCGTGTCCCATCTGCCCCGACCCAGATCCAGACTGCCCCTGCCAGCAGCCCGACGACACGGGCATGGAGTCGACTCTGGCCAGGCCGatcgcctccgcctcggcgcgctgcgggctgtgcgacctcgcgcccgaggcgTGTCTCTGCAGCGCGGTAGAGGAGGACATCAAGCCTATCatcccgcgctcgccgcgcagctcgcccggCCCAGACGACTCGCCCGACTGCGGGCTGTGCACCGCGTCCGAGTTCTGTGCGTGCcgtgctggcgcggcggcgacagcagcagcggcaagCAGCGGCCCGTCGTCTGGCAtctctgcggcggcgccacccccgccaaAGGCCAAGCCACTTCCTACGCTGTCTGTCGGCATCGCAGCGCCAGCCATTCCGCTCCGCCTGCGCTCTCGCGCCGCAAAGCGCCAGAGCGTGTGGTCGCTGGAGAACGTTCCGTCCGGAACCAGTCGCAAGGAGGCAGTGTGTACAGGCGACCCGTCAAACTGCGACGCGTGCAAGAACGACAAGTTTGGGCAAGAGTTCTGTGGGCACCTCTTCGGCAAGGAGCACGACTGCGCGACGCAGTGCGGGCCGGGCAAgagtgccgccgccgcggcggcagcagcagcaacagctaGCTCGGTCTCGATCGCGTCGCTCGTAACGGGCCCAGTGCCCGggtcgccagcgacgccgctcaccccgccgccgcaggcgccgctcgtgctggcgtgctgcggcgcgcccgAGCTGTGCGGCCATGCAGGCGGGTGCGCAGGCGACGTGattggcctcggcgcgcccgagccgtaTGTCACGGAGCAGCAGgcgggcgtcgacgaggtcgagatgCGCCCAGACGAGGCGTGgaaggcgctcaaggcgcacCCAAACTCCAAGttcacgccgctcgccatcctcgccgacgtggtcgcgcgccgcgcgccgtgtctCGGCCCGCGCGTCGAGATGTCCCCCCCGCCTTCGTCGCCCCAGAACCACATCcacgaggccgccaagcgccgcgtcgcggtcgagactagcgccgtgcgcgacgcgctgcgctACCTCGACACTGCGACACCTagggacggcgaggtggatCTGTCGCGGGCTGCCAAGAGGCGGCGGGTGTAG
- the Ppp1r7 gene encoding Protein phosphatase 1 regulatory subunit 7 has protein sequence MSDPQPQPDVIEVITPAAAAASAAGEKPRARLGPTEIVQLRDPHDSEDEDDEDKAPEGEARDDDFLADYPDDTEELHLQHLRLHNTSLPPLRLPRFGRTLRRLCLRQNELSSPLPAEVFDGLDALDELDLYDNRLGGRVTDEELKGVKNVTSLDLSFNNIRHVPNLPSLTAVKILYLVQNKIGKIDEGALDWCKDTITSIELGGNRIRAIEHLEKLTLLDELWLGKNKIRALENLGTFSNLKILSIQSNRITKMEGLDGLVNLEELYLAHNGLTKIEGLEKNTKLRTLDITGNFIEVIENVSHLSELEEFWASSNKIATLKDLDTQLRPLKNLETVYLEHNPCQTNDPVNYRRKIMLALPQVSQIDATFVRAS, from the exons ATGTCCgacccccagccccagcccgaCGTGATCGAAGTCATCacccccgctgccgctgcggcgtccGCAGCAGGCGAAaagccgcgcgcgcgcctcggccccacCGAGATTGTGCAGCTGCGCGACCCGcacgactcggaggacgaggacgacgaggacaaggcgcccgagggcgaggcgcgcgacgatgaCTTTTTGGCAGACTACCCGGATGACACGGAG GAACTCCACCTCCAACACCTGCGCCTACACAACACCTCGCTCCCGCCGCTCCGGCTCCCGCGCTTCGGCCGcaccctccgccgcctctgcctgCGCCAGAACGAGCTCAGCTCGCCTTTGCCTGCGGAGGTGTTtgacgggctcgacgcgctcgacgagctggatcTGTATGATAATCGCCTCGGAGGGCGGGTCACGGATGAGGAGTTGAAGGGGGTGAAGAATGTTAC CTCCCTCGACCTCTCGTTCAACAACATCCGCCACGTGCCCAACCTCCCGTCCCTCACCGCCGTCAAGATCCTCTACCTCGTGCAGAACAAGATTGGCAAGATTgacgagggcgcgctcgacTGGTGCAAGGACACGATCACGAgcatcgagctcggcggcaacagAATACGC GCCATCGAGCACCTCGAAAAGCTgaccctcctcgacgagctgtgGCTCGGCAAGAACAAGATCCGCGCGCTGGAAAACCTGGGCACCTTCTCCAACCTCAAGATCCTCAGCATCCAGTCCAATCGCATCACCAAGATggagggcctcgacggcctcgtcaacctcgaaGAGCTGTACCTCGCACACAACGGCCTGACCAAGATTGAGGGGCTTGAGAAGAAT ACCAAGCTGCGCACGCTTGACATTACCGGCAACTTTATCGAGGTGATTGAGAATGTCTCGCACCTGTCCGAGCTGGAAGAGTTCTGG GCCTCGTCCAACAAGATCGCAACTCTCAAAGACCTCGACACGCAGCTCCGCCCGCTCAAGAACCTCGAGACTGTCTACCTCGAGCACAACCCGTGCCAGACCAACGACCCCGTCAACTACCGCCGCAAGATCATGCTCGCCCTGCCGCAGGTCTCGCAGATTGACGCAAC GTTCGTTCGCGCGTCGTAA